The region CTCGCCACCCAGTCTTTTTCTTACATATTTTTCACGCTTTATTCACATCCGAAGCCGTAGGGTGAAGCCTCATCCGTTACAAACGTTGCACATCAAGCCCGCCGCCCCAGCGGGCTTTTTTTGCCTGGGATTTGAGCGTTAACGCACGGCCTTGCTGGCAGGCGCGACCGCTTGCTCACGAATGGCTCGCTGGGTATCCAGCACCTTGGCCAACGCGGTTTCAGCTTCGGGGCTTTGCTGCGGTACACGAATCGCGGCCGACACCAAAGTGATCAACTTGGCCATCACTTCAGCATCTGTGGCTGGCCGGCCCAGGCTCATGGAATTCATCAGTAGGCGCAGTTCCGTCCCCGCCATCACCCCGGAAATGGCCTTGAGGGCAAATTGCAGGCGCACGCCCAGCTCGTTGCGTGGCAGATCCGGCAGCGCCAGGGCGAACGCTTCGAAGAAGCGTTGGAACACCGGCTGGTAATGCACCTTGAGGTATTCCTGGATAAACGGCGACGTGTCGCTGTAGACCCGCCCCAGGAAACGAATGAACGACCGCCCTTCCCCGCTGGCCGGGTCACTGCGCTCCAGGCCCATGGCCGGGGCAAACAGCACCCCAAGCAAGGTGTCGCAATCGAGCGGGCCGCTGGCTTCGGCTTCGCAGCGCGCGAGCAATTCCAGGCGTTGCTCGTTGAGCGGCTCCAGGCGCTGCATCAGCAGGGTTTTCATCAGGGAATCCTTGTCCCCGAAGTGATAGTTGACGGCGGCCAGGTTCACCTGCGCGCGCTCGGTAATCTGCCGCAGCAGAACGGCGTCATAGCCGTATTTGATGAAAAGCGCCTCTGTCGCATCCAGCAGTCGAGTCTTGGTAACGTTTGGAGCGCTGAGTTTCTTCGCGACCATAGGAGTTCCACGGGGGAAATATTGTTTTAAAAAATAATTTGATTTTTTATACCGGGGCGGCCTTTCGAAAGCAAGCAGTGACACGCCTTATCCCTATAAAAGCCTGTATAACCGGGCTTTCTGAAGATAGCCGAAGGCACTCGTGACCGCCTGAACCGAGCCACAGAAAAAGCGTTTCAAAGGATGAAACCGCTCTACATCCATCGCTGGCGAAGCGGATTGAACGCGGTTACTATTCAAACAACATTCAAACAATATTTTAAAAACAAGAAACAAAACCAGTCCGTGACGCGTACCAGGCAGCTCCCGAACTTGTTACAAGGATTTACCGGGGGCATGACGGCACCGTCGAGACTGCAGGCGTAGTCATGATGACAGATACCCCCGCGCACCCAGGCTTGATCTCCCTGCAAGGCATCGGCAAAAGCTATCAGCTCGCCGGGCAACACCTGTCCATTCTCAATGATGTGTGCCTGTCCATCGCCAGCGGCGACAGCTGCGGCATACTCGGTGCCTCCGGTTCCGGCAAAAGCACCCTGCTCAACATCCTCGGCCTGCTGGACCTGCCCAATTGCGGCCGGTATCACTTTGCCGGTCACGATATTTTCAGCGCGACGCCCGATGAACTGGCCGCGATCCGCAACCAGCAGATCGGTTTTGTATTCCAGAGCTTCAACCTGCTGCCGCGCCTCAGTGCGCTGGACAACGTCGCCCTGCCCCTCAGTTACCGCGGCGTGTCGCGCCATGAATCAGTGGAGCAGGCACTGCGCATGCTCGAGCAAGTCGGCCTGGCCGAACGTGCGCATCACCGCCCGGCCGACCTCTCCGGTGGCCAGCGCCAGCGCGTGGCAATTGCTCGCGCCCTGGTTGGCAAGCCGTCGGTGATCCTCGCCGACGAACCCACCGGCAACCTCGACAGCACCACCGCCCAGGAGATCATGGACGTGCTCCTGGCCCTCAACCGCGAGCAGCAGGTGACGCTGATCATCGTCACCCATGACCCGCATATCGCCGAGCGCCTGGAACGCAAGATTCTGGTACGCAATGGCGTGGTGCATGAGGCCGAGCGCCTATGAGCCTGCGGGTAGAGAGCAGCCTGCGGGTCGAACAGAGCCTCAGCCAACTGCTGCATGAAGCGTTCGTCAGCCTGCGCACCCTGGGCAAACGCTCAATCCTGGCGCTGCTGGGCATCGTGATCGGCAGTTCATCGGTGGTGGCGTTGATCAATATCGGCCACAACGCGGCGGTGGATGCCGCGATGATTTTCAAGGACATGGGCACCGACACCCTCGTCGCCCAGTTCCCGCCCAAAGGCAACAGCAATGCACCGATGCGCGCCAGCCTTGACCTTGAAGCCGTGCGCCAATCGGTGCCGGGCATCGCCCATATCGGCGCGCTCAGTGTGTTCGGCGGACCCATCGTGTTCCACGGCCGCACGATCAGCGCCAACTTTGTCGGCACCACGCCGGACATCAAGGACGCCA is a window of Pseudomonas antarctica DNA encoding:
- a CDS encoding TetR/AcrR family transcriptional regulator; amino-acid sequence: MVAKKLSAPNVTKTRLLDATEALFIKYGYDAVLLRQITERAQVNLAAVNYHFGDKDSLMKTLLMQRLEPLNEQRLELLARCEAEASGPLDCDTLLGVLFAPAMGLERSDPASGEGRSFIRFLGRVYSDTSPFIQEYLKVHYQPVFQRFFEAFALALPDLPRNELGVRLQFALKAISGVMAGTELRLLMNSMSLGRPATDAEVMAKLITLVSAAIRVPQQSPEAETALAKVLDTQRAIREQAVAPASKAVR
- a CDS encoding ABC transporter ATP-binding protein, giving the protein MMTDTPAHPGLISLQGIGKSYQLAGQHLSILNDVCLSIASGDSCGILGASGSGKSTLLNILGLLDLPNCGRYHFAGHDIFSATPDELAAIRNQQIGFVFQSFNLLPRLSALDNVALPLSYRGVSRHESVEQALRMLEQVGLAERAHHRPADLSGGQRQRVAIARALVGKPSVILADEPTGNLDSTTAQEIMDVLLALNREQQVTLIIVTHDPHIAERLERKILVRNGVVHEAERL